In Lolium perenne isolate Kyuss_39 chromosome 5, Kyuss_2.0, whole genome shotgun sequence, the sequence GCTTATCCTGCCACCGTGGCTCTCCTTAAAATCCAGTAAAACGCCACACATTCTCTGCCCCAGTCCCGACCACAACATCGATATTAGTTTTATAACGAAGTGAGATATGAACTTCTTTCTTCCACAACAGTAGTAGACCACCACTTCATCCGTTACTCTGTATCACCTCCATAAAATCCATTCGCAACCTTCGCTTAAGACATTCTGTTGGCCACTTCTCTTGGTGAGTTTCCGATAGAAATAAAACATCCGGGCAACTTCGCTTAGTGAAATTCAGCAGAGCCCGTGGGGCGCGGCCATTATATCCTATGATTTTCATTGCTCCCGGCGAATTGTCATCCATGTCCAAACTGTCATCACCGTTCTTCCTTGGTCTTTCTGTAACCTGCACCTTCCGCGGGGTTGTCATACCATCAGTATTTCACCGCTTCCACCTTAATACTACGTTGTAGAGATTTTCTATTGCCACGACCCACTACCCCACCTTTTTTTTACCAGTATCCTCTTGCTGATGGACAAAGGTGAAGGTTAATTTTGATGTCGATGTCCATTTGAGAACAAGTTTTTAAATTCCTTTTTAGATGGTCATACTGTATTTTTTAATaatctacagtactttatttccaGCCAACAAGCCAGCGTCGGGTACAAATGTACTTTAGATGATCAAATAAATCACTCGGATGGCGCGTACTTGGCGACGAACTCGGCGATGTTCGTGTCGGAGCTCCCGCCCTCCCTGCTGGCCGCCCTGGACTTCTCCGCCCACGCGGCGGCGTTCCTCCTGTACTCCTCGCTCCTCTTGCCGTCCATCACTTCCTTGATCCCGCTCGCCACCTCCTCCCTCCGCGCGAGCCCGTCCTCGGCGGCCGGACGCACCCGCACGCCCGCCTTCCACACGGCCTCCACGTACTTGGCGTTCATCGGCTGGTCCGTCCACTGCGGCAGCGCCACCATCGGCACGCCGGCGACCAGCGCTTCCGCCGTAGAGTTCCACCCGCAGTGGGTCAGGAAACACCCCACGGCCGGATGCGCCAGCACCTCCAGCTGCGGGCACCACGACACCACCATCCCGCCGCGCGGCGCGACGGCGTCGGCGTAGCCGGCGGGCAGTTTGTGGGACTCGGAGGAGCGGACGGCCCAGAGGAACGGGCGGCCGGCGTCGAGGAGGCCCTCTGCCACCTCCCGCATCTCGGCAGGGTCCAGGTTGGACAGGCTGCCGAAGGAGGCGAACACGACGGAGCGCGgcgggtgggtggacagccatgaGACGCAGGGCGCGGCGGTGAGCTCGAAGAGGTGGAAGCCGTACTTGGTGTCCGACGGGAGTCGGTCGTCGCCGACGTAGGACGCCGGCACCGTTGGACCGATCGTCTTGGCGCGCCACGCCGACGCCATGTACGCCGCCTCCTGCATCCCCCACAGTTGCATCAAAAATTAGTTCCGCGCAACGAGTAAGTAATTTCAAATGAACTTCACTGGGAAAGTGCTGGTTCTTTGAATTGAACGTTGTTGATTCTTTGACCATTTTGGAGCTAGCAACTTGTACCTGCAACTGCAAGCATCAAAGTACAACTGTAGAACTCATGTGACCGCGTAGAGGGGCCGGTAAACTCAACTTTTGACCCAATAGGAAGGCCCGTATGTGAGAAAAAAAATCAACGTGTTTTTGGAAATCGAGGTATTTTCAAAGATCAGACAACTAAAAAAAATATGCAGTTATGCGTGTATAAAACTTAAACATGTGTAATTATATCATGCATAAAAAGATCAAAAATACATAGATCGCGCATGTAAGTTATACAATTTGTAGCATGAAAACATCTCCTATCGCATCCTTCATAGGCCTCTCCAAACCCGCGGCCCCCAAATGTGGCTTAGGTCCGACGCGGCCCAAAATACTATCGGATGCCCACAGGCCAACCTCGGCCCACGTGGGACCACCTAGGCACTCCAGATAACAGACATAAGTGGCAACCATGCaagctaagagcatccccactcgttggctctcttcacgcccaaatccggcgaaattttcgtccggattggacgaaaatttggcattgggggcagtatatttccagtcgtgtgctccccaagcggcgtttctcgagGAAAAAGATGATggcccggggagtccggacgaaagaggagacacgtgggcgtgggcgattggttttgctccatccggagtccccgggagacccccgggaaaccgaggatggcatggggagtccggacgaaaataggctcaaatccggaccaaaacgaggaaccgggggcctgactaggccatttttcgccgtccggatgaaaaaaagtggtCGTGGGGGGCTTCtgagggagacgagtggagatgctctaactatgTACAACCGTAATCTATTTCACCTTCCCTTTCTTTCCTCCACCCATTT encodes:
- the LOC127302446 gene encoding UDP-glucosyltransferase UGT13248, which produces MASPGETAQAQAGVGGGAGHVLLLPYPSQGHVHPMLQFAKRLAHHGLRPTLAVTRYILATCTPDAAAIGAVRLAAVSDGCDAGGFGECNDVTAYLSLLESAGSETLAELLRAEAAAGRPVRAVVYDAFLPWARAVAQLHGAAAVAFFTQPCAVNVVYGHVWSERVGVPVEAGATVGLPGLPALEPEGLPWFLKVGPGPYPGYFEMVMSQFKGLELADDVLVNSFYELEPQEAAYMASAWRAKTIGPTVPASYVGDDRLPSDTKYGFHLFELTAAPCVSWLSTHPPRSVVFASFGSLSNLDPAEMREVAEGLLDAGRPFLWAVRSSESHKLPAGYADAVAPRGGMVVSWCPQLEVLAHPAVGCFLTHCGWNSTAEALVAGVPMVALPQWTDQPMNAKYVEAVWKAGVRVRPAAEDGLARREEVASGIKEVMDGKRSEEYRRNAAAWAEKSRAASREGGSSDTNIAEFVAKYAPSE